In Eriocheir sinensis breed Jianghai 21 unplaced genomic scaffold, ASM2467909v1 Scaffold511, whole genome shotgun sequence, the following proteins share a genomic window:
- the LOC126992866 gene encoding uncharacterized protein LOC126992866: MPSAGAAARTTLPPAARHCWGHKDPRRPPRKTPTWPPPVTVERSRRGTPRLASSTASSAATAFLGPGRGAGRATTGVHGVRRAVGSEASHCLFLRPQRSRRRERLSRRRHCPSADYDAGDEAAAASTSSESEHTEDTDDQRSSVTKRIFR, from the exons ATGCCCTCGGCCGGAGCGGCGGCAAGGACGACGctcccgcccgccgcccgccatTGCTGGGGGCACAAGGACCCGCGCCGCCCACCCAGGAAGACACCCACGTGGCCACCGCCAGTGACCGTCGAACGATCCCGCCGAGGGACGCCGCGGCTCGCTTCCTCTACCGCCTCGTCTGCCGCGACGGCCTTCCTCGGCCCGGGGCGCGGCGCGGGGAGGGCGACGACT GGTGTGCATGGCGTCCGCCGGGCAGTGGGAAGTGAAGCGTCTCATTGTTTGTTCCTGCGGCCACAGAGGAGCCGCCGGCGGGAGAGGCTGTCACGCCGCAGGCACTGCCCTAGCGCCGATTACGACGCAGGCGACGAGGCGGCAGCCGCGTCAACCTCCTCAGAGTCAGAACATACCGAAGACACTGATGACCAACGCTCATCTGTCACCAAACGAATT